aatagtaataataatgataataataataataataataataataataataataataattctatAAAAACTTATGTTTCCTCATTGTTTCGCATCATTATGGGTTTGTATATGGAAATAACAGACTAAATTTGTGTAAGTGTTGTAGTGTAAATCTATCTAAgcacatattttcaatttcacgGTGCCACTTTCGAAATGCACTCACATGCGCTGTTACTTACGTATACGTCTGAAAAGTAATCGGTATAAGCCATGAACAAAGGCGTAATTCGTTGATTTAATCGCCATGAAACATTCATGCTGGCATGTCCGTATTACATTTTTAGGTCTACACGTTTTGAATTACCCTGAATGTCCGATCAATAATTACTTTCAGCAAAAGAAAAGATCATTGAAGGGATTATTCATTATGGATTAGAATGTTTAATTAGTGAAGTTCGATCGGGAACTTGTGTTAGGGAATGACCGTACCAGAGTGCTTGCTGTCGGTGGTATGTGTTTTACActgaggacattttttttttctttgcttgtcagctgaaaaaaaaaaacggaaatggaaggggagagatgagctgaggatttgcttgtcagctgaagaaacctggaaatggaaggggagagatgagctgaggatttgcttgtcagctgaagaaacctggaaatggaaggggagagatgagctgaggactttttttttttttttttttttttttgcttgtcagcacatgaaacccggaagtggcccacacttttgaatttgaaatcGCCGGCCCTGGGTATAGGGCCTAATGATATGAATAATCGGGAGTATCAATGAAATCTAAAGCAAATCGGCATGGTATTTTGCTATGAGCAAAACATATTTGGGTCATATCCAGAGATATTGGTTGCTTTTTTTCTTATCAGATATTGGTCATCCACCTATAGCAGCCAGGCACTGGAGTGATCGACAGTCAGATGACGACTATTGTAGAATAGGAGCTTCAAAGTGACCATTATTAGGAAGTATATAGCTCAATTCATGTCAAATTTACAACATTTGCTGTTCCCCAAGAATTGCCTCTACCATAATTATATATCATGATCTTATCTTGAGACATTACTCCATCATCTCACGTGATTAACACATAGAAGGAACAGTGTAAACATGAACTCACTCCTCCCCTTTCcataaagataataattattgtaGTTACAATCATTATTGGCTCCGCCCGATTCGACCAAGTCATGTTCGTAAACTTATTTCTGTTTCTGCTTCGTCGTCGCGAACATTATAAAATGTAGTTGCCCTTCGCAGGATTTTTATCATGCATCATTTTGGTTCAAAGTCATTTATGATATCCACTATCACAAAGTAATCAGTGAACTGAGCTaaaattcctttgattttgCCACTGACATCACAGAAGTAAATTGCTGAAATCCATTTTAAGGCAAGGGACTCTGCTACCATGGCTACGGATTAGTAGCAGGTCATTACGGCCACTTaactatatcattatgataataatcaaTTAAAATTAACGAGAATGTTACACCAGCAAGCCTTCTATGTCCTAAGAGAatgttaaaaacattttgtacaCTCCCATGCAATCAATAGTTGGCGGCAATTGATGGCAGGCCGAGTTAATGTGAGATGCTCTGCCAAGCGGCGCCAAGCATCAGGGCTGCTCTTTCTTGTCAGGTGGAGAATATaggtaaacacacacacacacacacacacacacacacacacacacaaacaaacacacaaacaaacaaactcacatacaaacacacatacaataccTACACGCACGCACAGACATACAACACAAACTAGCATACCTAGGCCTGTACTGCGTTTGGAGTTCATGAGATATAACATTATTACGATTTCCCGACAGCTTCAGTTTTAGTTTAAATTTGACTTAAACAGAACATCAGGCTTTAGTTCTGACATCTGAAGTGGTAATTTATACAACTGGAGTTACATATCGCCATGTCtcgtcaaggaaaaaaaaaaatgcatacagcCATCACTCTTAGATGTAATCCTATGTGTGGATATTCAGCAAAATTAATGTAGACCTAAGTTCAACATTATCAAACTTGCAATAGTATTGGGGTTTCCTCATTGGATGTCAATTAGCATGGAATCACGAAGACGGAGATGTGTTTGATATGATTTAGAATCACTACTGTGCAAACAAGAAATGCGTATATTACACgttcaaaacataaattgtAGACTTTAGGTCTTTGTGTGATTTAAAGGACAAGAACAGGAAAATGGCATCGATCGCCCCTCTGGCCTTAGTCCCGTTCTTTATCTTTATGCAACTTTCGATTGCTTTCAAAATGATACATCATTCACGCGATTTCATCATCAGTGCATTTATTTTGGTCGGGGATATGTCTAATAATGATTCGATAACAAATGAGGATAGACAGAAATGCTGAGACATGCAAAGTAATGAAGCAACAGAATGAATCTTATAAGTCAAGTGCCTAAAATAGGACTCACATTAATAAAAAATGATCACGCTACGGTCGACCATCTCTTCTCTCAACCGCCACTGATCAACTCCACATGTCATCAATCCTAATCCTGCAAACCACTCGACCCTCTTTCGATCATTATGGTATAGTTGAATTGGCGTGATTTCAATTAGTGATCATATCTGTCCTTGTGGTGTGAACGACACCAAAGCTATTAGATCGATATCTCCTCAGATTTTGCACACCGTCTGACATCGATCGGACCATGGTATGTTTGGAGGGTCACCTAACGTCTGTGGCGGCATACAAATAGAAAAGGTGGATGGAAAATCACTCCTCATCGGATAATTATTGTCACTTCTTCACCGATATGATATTTAAATTTAATAGAGACATACAAACAGTGtggctctctttttttttctctcttttttttttgcaataatattgataaaaatggTAGCTCATAATCAACAAAAACATTGCCTTGCATTACCTTTGAAAAGTTCCGAATACTTGTCATTGGTTTGATTTGAATACAGCATAATATTATTTGTTGCTCAATCATAAAGACGACAGAAAGGAAATCACGCCATAAATTACATTAGGTCATAAATCTAGTTTGTATTACATCTCGGTATCTAAATACATTATAGATTTCATATCCCACGATGATACAAGCAAAAAGGTAAAACGAGATTCATGGCGAAGAAATGTCATTCTAGATCGGTCTATGGCATCTTACGGTACGGTATACGGTATGTTTGATCCTTGTGATTATAGGGAGCGAAACACAGTTCGTGAAATAATGTAAGGAATATATTACATGATTTCAGGAAAGTATATACCATCTGAGATCTATGGACGTCGAAGTCACTCTTTTTTCGTTAATTCTAAACAATTTGTGTTCTCCATTCCTTTCAAATCTAGAGAAGCTGTCGTATGACATGATATTCTATTGTCGATTAAGAACAGAGCTTTATCTGAATTATCTGTATTTTAGAATTGACTACCACGATCGCATTTGTATTTATGTAGCAATCAAATTTATACTGAGGCAAAATTGCCTTGAAATTCAAGGAGAAGCCACCTTATTGACTTTGAATCCATCCATGGGGGGTTAGGATCATTAAGTTTTAGTAAACACAactcttctgtattttttgttttgcaaacCATCATTTTAATGGCAAGAGGCTTCGATAAGCCAATAGAGAAGATGTTTaaaacgattaaaaaaaaaactcatgatCTCATTCAGTCCGTCTGGCAGTCATTACACGTGTACATACTGTGCAATGAAGGCAGAAGAAACGGCTTGTTGATATTGACCACAATCATAATGCAAGGTAATTAACATACGTGCTTTTAATTCATGATAAATGTAtacctttcttcttttccttcataATCCTGTGGCTAATGTTCATAGTTTAATCACACAAATATTAAAGGTTTAGTCTGTAACATAGCATCAAAACATACAATTCTGAAAGTTTCCCAGCGCTTCACTGTGATGTgcacttttcttcttttattttcagtggCTGCATCCAGTCCATGTTTAACAAAACACTGATATAGGAACTTCGTTAAGTCAAAAATACTCCGTATCATGGTTGATGCCACATAggctttaaaggggaagtctagtaactgatcagtgggaatcagtggaaatgctgggagattattgttccaatccttatgggattcattcattagttcattgtatatctattgttgtgtgaaaatgatttgcttcagaatggtctcatattcaagtaatgtgcagtttaatgcttccaggttagcgtccctggtcagtgacggagcattaatctgcacattacttgaatatgagaccgttctgaagcaaatcattttcacacaacaatagatatacaatgaactcttgaatgaatcacatagggattggaacaatcatctcccagcatttccactgattcccactgatcagttactagccttcccctttaaaagtgcaaaggtctattttttttttctaaaatagATATTTCCAGTCACTCTCATGGGTTCATCCAATTCAACCGATTGACGAAATGAACCTAAATTATGCCTGCGGTTATAACATGCTGTATACCAAGTGAGCACActaaaatagaatgaaatattgAATTAGACCCATTACCCCATTACGTGTCTAGTAACGGTGAGTTTTTCATCCAGTTCAAAATTGAACCTAAAGTAACATGAGAAACATTGAACaagaaattatgtaaataagagtggacacagaaagagagagagagagagaataataagTAAAACACTCTGATATACCTATCATGATTCAAATTGcaataattcattatgtatttattatatgtacatatgtatatatatattcatacacgCATatcgatgtgtgtgtgtatgtgtatgtgtgtgtgtgtgtgtgtgtgtgtgtgtgtgtgtgtgtgtgtacttgaaCCATCACGTGGACTAAAATCCCGATCagaaatgaaacattttatAAAGTGCAGTATTGTAAGTTTGTGAAAATAGAAATATACCAAAAACGTTTCATTGGGGAgcgctttttttttaactaaactGTTACATTTTACACGaagtttattattcattattttttttttttgcataagcACCAAGTTTCTGTTCCACTGGACATCATATGCTTGTTTTCTGTTTTCGTGATTCTTGTCATCATCTGTTGTATTGTCTAACACTTTTCCACTTCTGTACGCCAATCTATTCAAACATATATGTTGATTTTGCTGAAACACTTCTGGATGGCTCCTGCGAAGAAAACCCCTGGAGGTTCTCTGCGTGAACTTCAACTCGTTTCCGCTAGTTCTGGGTAACTTGCACTTTCACAGGTAGCCACCAGAAAATCAGAACCGTCCCGTCAATGACAAAGTTAACTCGTATTTTCCAAGACTTCAACAAATAGTTCTCCTCGCcgcgaaagaaaaaaaaaataagggaaaaATCATTACACCGCTGGTGATGTCGGGGGATGTGGACTAATTCAGGGAGAAGAGGATTCTGAAGGTAGAGTTAAGGGTTGAGAACTGCCGAAGGGCAATCACGCCAATGGCTAGGTGATCAGAACACCTGCCCCTACTGAGAGCGGCTCGAGAACAGTAGTGTGCGTGGTGATTTCACACTCTACGACAATCGACTGACTCTTGTTCTTCTCCCTCCgcctcctcttctctctctatACATTCAGCCTCCTCTCGTCTCGCGCGATTTTAACGCGTACTAATAACGGTCGTCGATCAAAAGCGGGTCTTCTATGTTAATTGGATTGATAGTTGGGTATCGATTATTCCCAAATGGCTGTTTGACACCTCCCCCAATGATGGCTTACATTATTGCTGTGACGTACTGCTAACTAGCTAGCCAAGATAGCTTGTCGTGCGCGTTGTGGCGGGACGGACGGGCGCACCCTTGCTGAGAACGCTATCGTCTGCTCCGAGTCACAGAATATGGAACAGATAGTTAATTTTTACTCTAGCGTCCACTTACACTGTCACGGACCTTTGGCCATACCTGCCGCCTGATATATTGAGCTAAGTCTGCTGTTGTCTAACTCATTTGCTGCTGTGAGAATATTTTAGAAATACTTTCATCAGTAGCAAACCTAGTAATCTTAGCTAGTCAGCGGACATTTGACCTTGTTTCATGATATTCAATCTTCATACTTGAAGTTTTAATGTGGTATTAACTTATTGCCGTTTTGAAACTCAacttccaaagaaaaaaaaaacgagagttaaaacaaaatgtccgtCGTCCCTCCAGAAGATACAGATATAGACCTTCACAGTAAAAATGAACGAAATACTCCTCCATCGACAAGCTCACCTTCCATCAATACTCCTAGATTTGACAGAGATACTAACTCTTCTCAGACTGACAATAAGGACAGTGATTCAACGACCGAATGCAATAGCAACAATCTGTCAACTTCAACCGCGACCTCCTCGCCGGTCTCCcccatctccctctctcatctCGTCGGTTCGTGGTCCCATGGTTGCGGGGCTCGTCTCTCGGCATTTACAGCCGTCAGCTCGAGTCCACAGTCAAGTCAGCTACTAGATTTCcacacaaacggacataggctTACGTCAGAAGTCCTTTCTCAAAACGACGATAACATCTCAGCTGCTGCTATCGCCACATCAACGTCGTCAACGCCCGTAAGCCCGGTGTCGTCGACTCTCACAGTTCCGAACCTCACCACGTACCACCACCACATGAGCGCGGCCCACCATCCCGGCGCCGGACTTCGGCTGTACTCCAAGCTAGACTCTGCTGGTGagccccctcctcctcccccaatCTCCTTGGGCGGGCCAGCTTTCCCGTTTGCCGGTCTTCATCGCTTGTCCTTTAGTGCTGGAGCAAGGCTTCCGCTTGGGCCCCCTGGCTCATTACGTAAGTAGAAATGGATGAGgaaatattcaaaacatgaaatgagaGAGTAGTATCAATCTAAACTGATAACGACATAATTTGATATCTATGACGCATGGTGTTGCGCATTTATTTGTTGGACCCGACTTGATGAGGATGGTGCGATGAATCGGCTGGTATTTGATTGTCTACAAATTTTCGTTTGTTCCAGTGCTTGCGAAATGTATAGCACTGAATTTATCGCTTACGATGCATGATAAACGTTTGAATCGGAAAATGTACAGTTTGATTATGTGCATATGTATTGAGCAGAGCTGAAACAAAACTTACTTTTAATTGTTCAGACTTGACATAATGTTTTTTTCTCGTAGTTAGCCGCACAAATAGGATTTCATCAGTGACCCTTTTCAGATTTAAACAATATTACTAATATGTTgctccatttcatttctttttcaacgtGTTGTCCTAGTTCTACCATGTCTACGATTATGTTGTGTTTTTCTGAATATTACATCGTCCATTACTGCTGAAATCTGATAGAATTATAAGGTTTCATTTACTATCGTCCTCGTCCAGTAGGTTGATTAaacagaaatttcatttcatttcattattgtttCTGCCTGATGGTATACATATCAACAAATCACTCAATAAAGCATACACATTAATTCATGATTCATCATAGCTAACTTCGCAACAGTAGTTAGAATAAAATCACCGTGGCTTTTATGCTATATGGGCAGCTGGAATACTGAATATGGATATAGTATATCactgcaaaaagaaaagatggtCACCTCCAAAAGCTGAGGAATAAATTACACACTGAAACGCCtcaaataattcaaaatgaaGGATTTCAATCGATAACTACAAATAGCTTGTTCATAACTCTGAATATCCCCAAATCAGGTGACACTGGTAAAGAAGGACAATATGCAGGAGAAGTCAAGAATCGGAAACTTTTTGTTACAATAAGACCTTTGAATATTATGTTACAGTTTTCTCGACACCCATAGGCCTCGTGGTACATTGTCTGGCATACTGTACTATACACCTTGTTGGTAATTGGCCTCTGAACACGTTGAAACTTTCTAGTGCATCACGTACAGTAATTAGGTCTGTGCTACCTTCCTTTTCATATACACCGAAAGGCCACTACTATTGCCAAATATTTCGAATGATGAAAACCTTAACGACAAAAGCCTGTAAAGCTGAGGGATTCCTTGTAAACTATCGATGGGGTAACTCGCGGGGTATTTCCTGCTCACAGTGCCAACTTGAATAAACATATTGATTATTTTGACAATTGCCGCATCAATTTTATTTATCAATTAATCGACGCTTGTATTGTGAAGCATTACTGGATGATGTTAATAACAGAAGAACTTATaacaggaaagtgtgttatGACCAAACGGAATAACTTTGGGTAGGCGAGAGAACGAAGCAAACGATCTGTAAGGTTATTTGTTTTTGCACGATTAAAAAGGCTTTTCTAAATATCATGTGATAGTCTGAAAGTGCGGCCGTGGTGGTATAGCGTTGTTATCACCCCATCCCCAGCTCcatatcacccccccccccacacacacacacacacacaaacacacacacacacataaacaacaacatactACAGCTGATGTCCTGCACTTACACCAATAtctaaaggaaaagaaaaaaatatgtcctTCATAAAGTGGCCTGTTAGTCAATATCAGCGCTCCTTCAAGCACCGTTTTGACACAACGTAACACGTCCTCCCCTAACTCTCACATAGCTGGTCTTTAAACAGCTTACATCATGCGTTATTTTTATTGCTGAATtctctcgtttttctcttcaCTTGTATATgacttggtgtgtgtgtgttttttttttttcttgatgctCTAGTGGTTTTGGATTctaatttatctttttattcaaTGACATTGCTCAGAATGCACAATAAATGTGCAGGCCCGTAACtaggatttgtgtgtgtggggtgggggggggggtgttacggcacattttggtaaatcggcacattttggtaaatcaaattaccaaaatgtgcaagttaccaaaatgtgccgatagtgcacctatacctgacgggatcaactgttaccaaaatgtgcagttaaaagtggatttgcctgcacattttggacaatctgcacattttggtaactgaactaaaaacccatgGATAGGCTTGAGATTTATAATACGGTCAAGGAGTTAAAGTGATATGGTCCTGCTGCAgcagtaaagacaggcaagacactTATTTAGCTCACCCGACCTGAAGGCTCTAGTAAGCCTTTGCTTTTGTGCGGGtatgctgtgtgacctgcgtgccaggtgcgtggggctgacaactcagtgaaggaattcctctgaaggaatggcagaagtaccacagaatgtcattaatttggccGCATAGTACACGGGGACTGCGAAATacatgcgtgggagttgcctgcgaggtgctgcagctaaggcctcctactggcgttctgcgtgtacATCTGCGGGCATTTcccacgactcacccggaaaaagctttggtcatgctgtaaacttagctgcgggtaaatcggaattacgtgcgcacctccgggcaaatacaggcgagatacgcgctaggtactgtcaggtgcggaccaactgcggagagctccgggtagcaaatttgcttccccgcaagtcaaacttccacagatacggtatgacaaggccttgagcatgttcaaaatatatGATTGTGTTTCAAGTGAGTTGCgggggtacacgcagaacgccagtaggagacccttaccggcagcaccttgcagacaactccaacgcaggtacttcgcagtacccgtaagtcgctcgtaacagaaaacggatcggtttcaaagttctcacgcaggtcaaacggaatacacgcaagtagaaggtaagtagcacgcgtctagcaaataagacacaagtgtgaaactcgtaaacattcttgttcgcccgcagaaaattttcctgcgtgatgaaaaaaaaaaaatccctactcgtaacaagcccgcgtagcttgcccggaaaggtgtcacatctttccgggcaagccttgcgtgcgactcgcgaagaacaatttttactacacaaaggtccccgcagatgacctgcacgtaacagtacctagcacgtatctcacccgtagtctcCCGGAGGcgcgcacgcaaatcctttttacccgtaaccatgttaaggccttgtcacacctttccgggcaagctacgcgggcttgttgcgtgtgaggattttccagcataccggacaataaTCTGatggcggacaaggatttgcgcgagttgtgcatgtgtcttatttgctggatgcgtgctacttatgttcttcttgcgggtattctgtgtgacctgcgtgccagacacgtgggggctgacaactcagaaattcatctgaaaGAGTGACAGAagtccaacagaaatgacagaatgtcattatcttggccgcgctGACCGCATACGCGGACTgccgaagtacctgcgtgggagttgcctgcgaggtgctgctcaaaatttggctgcgggtaaatcggacttgcgtgcgcagctccgggcaactaagggcgagataattttcctgcgtgctgggaaaaccttactcgcaacaagcccacgtagcttgcccggaaagctGTGACACGTCCTTTTGGCTGCCGAACTCATTCGGtggggacaaaaaccaactgcacttacaatttgtttttgtgattattgtggaggagcagaaagttaccaaaatgtgccttCAATGTCCTgcatattttggtaaatttaccaaaatgtgcagttaccaaaatgtgcaatttaccaaaatgtgccgtaagaGGGGGTTCAAAATTAGAAATAGTGGACCTTTCTGAGGGAGTTAAGCAACCA
The DNA window shown above is from Diadema setosum chromosome 14, eeDiaSeto1, whole genome shotgun sequence and carries:
- the LOC140238375 gene encoding uncharacterized protein, coding for MSVVPPEDTDIDLHSKNERNTPPSTSSPSINTPRFDRDTNSSQTDNKDSDSTTECNSNNLSTSTATSSPVSPISLSHLVGSWSHGCGARLSAFTAVSSSPQSSQLLDFHTNGHRLTSEVLSQNDDNISAAAIATSTSSTPVSPVSSTLTVPNLTTYHHHMSAAHHPGAGLRLYSKLDSAGEPPPPPPISLGGPAFPFAGLHRLSFSAGARLPLGPPGSLLGRKRRKENRQRRQRTTFTSDQTIKLEMEYHRTEYITRMRRVELAEMLSLTETQIKIWFQNRRAKDKRIEKAQIDQQYRNLGLPTPGSMCGFSPAFTGLCAPCCYCPTTVPAHGIPGVAPVLHSTFR